GAACAAGGCCGCCGCCGAGATGCGTGAGCGGGTGGGGCATCTGATCGGCCGCGAGGCCGCGCAGGGCATGTGGATCTCGACGTTCCACTCGGCGTGCGTGCGCATCCTTCGGCGTGAGGCCCAGCAGTTCGGCATGACGCAGGCGTTCACGATTTACGACTCGGCCGACTCGCGCGCACTCATCAAGCGCATCGTGAAGGAGCTGCAGGCCGACACCCTGGGGCTCACGGTGCCCGCCGTCGCCGGCAAGATCTCGCGGCTCAAGAACGAGCTGATCGACGCCGACGCCTACGCGCGGCAGTACAACCAGAACGACCCAACCGAGGTTATGTTCCTCGAGATCTTCCGGCGCTACACCGCCGAGCTCGCTCGAGCGAACGCCCTCGACTTCGACGACCTCATCGGCCAGACGGTCTACCTGTTCCGTGCGTTCCCGCAGGTGGCGGCGCTGTACCAGCGGCGGTTCCGGCACATCCTCGTCGACGAGTACCAAGACACCAATCACGCCCAGTACGCGCTGATTCGCGAGCTCACCCGCGGCGTCAAGCCCGAGCACGTGCCCCCCGACACCCGCATTGAGACGGATGCGTCCGGCGCGATCCCGCCCGCCGCGCTCACGGTGGTCGGCGACTCCGACCAGTCGATCTACGCCTTCCGCGGTGCCGACATCCGCAACATCGTCGAGTTCGAGCGTGACTTCCCGGGCGCCGAGGTGATCCTGCTCGAGCAGAACTACCGCTCGACCCAGACGATCCTCGACGCCGCGAACGCCGTCATCGCGAACAACTTCGACCGCATCGCCAAGAACCTGTTCACGGCCGTCGGCGCCGGCGACAAGATCACCGGGTTCACGGGCTACAGCCAGCATGACGAGGCCCAGTTCGTCGCCGACGAGATCACGGCCCTGCACGACGATGGCATGCCGTACAACCAGATGGCGGTCTTCTACCGCACGAACGCCCAGACCCGAGCGCTCGAAGAGATCCTGATCCGCTCGGCGATTCCCTACCGCGTGCTGGGCGGCACGAAGTTCTACGAGCGCGCCGAGATCAAAGACGTGATGGCATACCTGATCGCGGTCGCCAACCCGGCCGACGCGCTCGCGGTGCGGCGCATCCTGAACACGCCGAAGCGGGGAATCGGCCCGGCGACAGAGACGGCACTGGCAATGCACGCCGACGAACTGGGTGGCACGCTGCGCGATGCGCTCAGCGACGCGGCGGCGCTCGGCCTTGGGCCGAAGGTGACGGGCGCGATGCTCGAGCTGGCGCGCATCCTCGATGAGGCGAGCGCGACGATCGACACCGCGCTCGTCCCCGACATCGTCACGAGCATTCTCGAGAAGACCAAGTACCTCGAGCTGTTGCGGGCGAGCCGCGACCCGCAAGACGAAGCTCGCGCCGAGAACGTCGAAGAACTGGTCGCCGTCACCCGCGAGTTTCAGAAGAACAACCCCGAGGGGCGTCTCGTCGACTTCCTCACGGAGGTGGCGCTCGTCGCGGCGGCCGACGACCTCGACGACTCGTCCGGCACCGTCTCGCTCATGACCCTGCACACCGCGAAGGGCCTCGAGTACGACGCGGTGTTCATCACCGGAGTCGAAGAGAACCTGCTGCCGCACCAGATGAGCGCCTCCGAGCCGGGAGGCCCCGCCGAAGAGCGGCGCCTGTTCTACGTCGGCATCACCCGCGCGCGCAAGAAGCTGCACCTGAGCCTCGCCATGACCCGCTCGACGTTCGGCGACACCCAGGTCGCGGCCCCCAGCCGCTACCTGCAAGAGATTCCCGCCGAGCTGATCGACTGGCGCGATTCCCCCGGCATGGGGATGCGCACCGGAAGCGGCCAGCGCCAGCTCGGCTCGTCGAAGCCCTCCTTCTCGTACGGGTCGTCGCTTCCCCCGGGCAAGCCGAAGACCGAGTGGGCCAACCGGGTCACCAACACGGTGCGCGACAACGGTGACCTGACGCTGGAGGTCGGCGACCGCATCCGGCACGACGATTTCGGCGAGGGACGCGTGACGGGCGTCACGCAGAACGGGGCGAAGTCGATCGCCGAAGTGCAGTTCGACTCTGCGGGGCGCAAGCGGCTCCTCATCAAGATCAGTCCGATTGTGAAGCTCTAGCGAGCTTCGCAAGCACTGCCTCCTGTTCGAGGCTGGTTCGCCTCGAACCCCCAGTTCTGGGTGGTTCTCCGCCCGACGTCGTCACTTCCCGACAGAATGGGGTGACCGGGGGACAGAAGGGGAAACGTCATGGACATCAGCGTCACCACCCACAGCAACGGCATCACCGAGCTCGGCGTATCGGGCCGACTCAACATGGTGACGGCGGCCCGCGTGCGCGATGCGATCCAGACCGCGGTCGATGACAATCGGGGCCGGGTCGCTGTCGACCTCTCCGGCGTCGTCTTTCTCGACTCGTCAGGACTCGGTGCGCTGATCGCGGGGCTCAAGACAGCGCGCGAGGCGGGCGGCGACGTGCGGCTGGTGCGCCCGACCGAGCAGGTTGAACTCGTTCTCGACCTCACGAACATGGGGTCGGTGCTGAAGTCGTTCGACAGCGTGGAGAGTGCCTACCCGCATGAGTGACATGGTCACTCGCACGGTGCGATTGACGGCCCCGCCCGACACCGTCGACACCGTGCACGATCTGCTTGACGCGCTGTGGCCGAGCGTGCCCGACGTGAGCGCGCGCGACCGCATGTCGCTCGACACCGCCATCATCGAATTGGCGGCGAACGTCATCCAGCACGCCAACCGCGGCAAGCCGATCACCGCAACGCTGACGGTGATCGCCTTTCCGGATCGCATCGAGGCGACGCTGAGCGACTCGGGCGAAGTTGAAGAAATCGATATCGACGGTCGCTTCATGCCCGCACCCGATGAGCTTGCCGAGTCGGGTCGCGGCATCGCCCTGATGAAGGCGCTCGTTGACACGGTGGAGCACCGCCGCGTCGACGGCTTCAACCACTGGACCCTGGTGCGCGAACGCGAGCAGGTTCGGCAGCCGGATGCGCCGCCACGACACCTTCCCTCGGTATCGATCAGCGGCATCATCGACGAGATGGCGCGCCAGCGGGCCCTCGAGGAGATGGGGATCCTCGACTCGCCCCCCGAGGACCGCTTCGACCGCGTGACGCGGCTCGCCAAGCAGTTGTTCGGTGTCGGTGGGGCGAAAATCAACCTCATCGACGGCGATCGGCAGTGGGCGAAGTCGACGGCGGGGTATGGCGACGAGGTGGTGCCGCGCGACAAGGCTGTGTGTGCCGTCACCATCGAGGATGACCGAACGCTCGTGGTTCAGGATCTGCTCGCGGATCCGCTGTTAGCTGACCGCGGGGTGTCCGGCGCAGTCGAATTCTACGCGGGCCACCCCCTGCAAGCGCCCGGGGGTGAGCGCATTGGGGCGCTGTGCGTGTACGACGGAAAGCCGCGCCAGTTCAGCGAGCGTGAGAAAGAAATGCTGCGTGACCTTGCCGACTGGGTGCAGCAGGAACTCACCGCGAGTCACGAGCTGAGTCGTGCCGCCGAGGTGCAACAGGGTCTCCTCCCTCAGTCGCTCATCAGCATGCCGGGGTGGGACATCGCGGGCATGTGCCTTCCCGCGCGCGCCGTCGGCGGCGACTTCTACGACTGGTACCCCGTCGGCGAGGGTGCCGCGATCACGCTCGCCGACACCATGGGTAAGGGAATCGGGTCGGCGATCATCGCCGCCACCGTGCGGGCCGTTCTCCGCTCAGCCGCGCGATTTGGTGACGTGGCGGGCGCTGTCGACCTGGCCGCAGCATCCCTGAATGCCGACCTCGACACGATCGGCCTGTTCGTTACGCTCTTGCACGGCCGTCTCGATATGGACTCAGGCGAATTCACCTATGTCGATGCCGGACACGGGCTCACCGTCGTCGCACGCCGTGACGGCACCATCGAGCGACTGCGCTCGCACACACCGCCGCTCGGCGTCGACCTCGAGACCGAGTGGGAATCGAACTCGGTGATCTTGAACCCCGGGGATGTTCTCGTGACCGCGAGTGACGGACTGCTCGACCTTTACGATGGCACCCTCGACGGCCTCGACAAGGTCGGAGCCCTCGCGTTGCTCGCCTCGACGTCAGCAGAAGTCACCGACGCGGTGCGGGCTCGTGCCCGGGGGGTGGCCCCCGACGACGTGACAGTGGTGGTGGTCCGCCGTGACGGCTGACGCACCTGCCGCTCGCATGAGTGTCCTCGTGCACGCGGTGCGGTACCGCGGGTACCGTGCAGACGAGGAGTCGGAAGGGACTGTTGCGTGAAGATTGACGTGGTCGACGGGCCGGGAGGCGTCGTCGTTCTGAAGCCGGAGGGCCGCCTGAACATGGTTGCCGCTCCCGCGGTTCGTGAGGCGGTTTCCTCCATCGTGGACAGTGGGCGCTCGAAGGTCGCCGTCGACCTCTCGGGTGTCGAGTTCATCGACTCGTCCGGCCTGGGCGCGCTGATCAGTGGGTTGAAGACGACCCGTCAGGCAGGGGGAGACCTGCGCATCGCCGGCGCGAACGACCAGGTGAAGCTCATGCTGTCGCTGACCAACCTTGAGCGGGTGCTCACCCCGTACGACACCGTCGAGAATGCGTACGGTGATGCCTGAGCCGTTGCGGCGAACGGTGCGGCTGACAACGCCGCCGGGCGACGTGAACACGGTGCATGACTTTCTTGTCGAGCTGTGGCCCGACGTCGATACGGTCTCGAATGTTGACCGCATCAGCATTGAAACGGCGCTCATTGAGCTTGCCGCGAACGTCATGCAACACGCCGATAGCGACGGGTCCGGCTTGACGTGCGAGTTCACGGTCGTCGTGAGCGACGACGCGATCGACATGGTGGTGCGCGACACCGGTGAGCCGGGAGAGATCCGGCTCGTCGGTGCCGAAATGCCTGAGCTTGAGGCCGAGTCCGGTCGCGGCCTCGCCCTGATCTCGGCGCTGGTCGACGTGGTCGCCTACTCGCAAGAAGACGGGCACAACATCTGGCGGCTGCGCCGGACGCGCACGACAGGCGCCTAATGTCGGGATGCTCGCGGCGAGCATCCCGATGAATGGTCGCGCGGACAATTCCCTCCGCGAACAGGAGTACCCTTGCAGAGGCCGATTTGTCTCGACATCGAGAAATCTCGGGGCATGGTTGACGGCCGCTGACCCCTGTCACTCGCACGCGGATGGGATGAAAAAAGCGTGGATCTTTTCGAGTATCAAGCCCGCGACATGTTCGAGAAGCACGGAGTTCCCGTGCTGCCCGGCATCGTCGCCGACACCCCGGCGGAGGTGCGCGCCGCTGCTGAGAAGCTCGGCGGCGTGACCGTCGTCAAAGCTCAGGTCAAGACCGGAGGTCGCGGCAAGGCCGGAGGCGTCAAGGTCGCGAAGACCTCCGATGACGCGGAAGCGGCGGGCGAGGCCATCCTCGGCCTCGACATCAAGGGCCACACCGTCCACCGCGTCATGGTTGCCGCCGGTGCCGACATCGCCGAGGAGTTCTACTTCTCGGTGCTGCTCGACCGCGCCAACCGCTCGTACCTCGCGCTCTGCAGCTACGAGGGCGGCATGGAGATCGAGCAGCTCGCGGAGGAGCGCCCCGAGGCGCTCGCCCGCGTCGAGGTTGACCCGATCGCCGGCATTGACCTTGAGAAGGCCCGCGAGATCGCGCGCGCGGCGAACTTCCCCGACGAGCTGATCGAGAAGGTCGCCCCGGTCTTCGTCACCCTCTATGAGGTGTTCGACAAGGAAGACACGACCCTCGTCGAGGTGAACCCGCTCGTGCTCACCGGCGGCGGCGACATCATTGCCCTCGACGGCAAGGTGACGCTCGACGAGAACGCGGCGTTCCGTCAGCCGCACCACGCCGAGCTTGAAGACGCGGCCGCGACTGACCCGCTCGAGGCGAAGGCGAAGGAGCACGACCTCAACTACGTGAAGCTCGACGGGGAGGTCGGCGTTATCGGCAACGGTGCGGGCCTCGTCATGTCGACGCTCGACGTCGTCGCCTACGCCGGAGAGAACCACGGCGGGGTGAAGCCCGCCAACTTCCTCGACATCGGTGGTGGCGCCTCGGCCGAGGTCATGGCCGCTGGTCTCGACGTGATCCTCGGCGACCCGCAGGTCAAGAGCGTGTTCGTGAACGTCTTCGGCGGCATCACCGCGTGTGACGCGGTCGCCAACGGCATCGTCAAGGCCCTCGAAATTCTCGGCGACACCGCGACGAAGCCGCTCGTTGTGCGTCTCGACGGCAACAACGTCGACGAGGGTCGTCGTATCCTCGCGGACGCCAACCACCCGCTCGTGACGATCGCGAGCTCCATGGACGAGGGGGCCTCCACGGCCGCCGAGCTGGCTGCGAAGTAAGGACGGAGAGAAGAGATATGTCGATCTTCCTCAACAAGGATTCGAAGGTCATCGTCCAGGGCATCACCGGCGGCGAAGGCACCAAGCACACGGCCCTCATGCTGAAGGCCGGAACCCAGGTCGTCGGCGGTGTCAACGCCCGCAAGGCCGGCACCACCGTCGCGCACACGGCGAAGGACGGCAGTTCCGTCGAGCTGCCTGTGTTCGGCTCCGTCGCCGAGGCGATGGAGGCCACCGGCGCCGACGTGTCGATCGCGTTCGTGCCTCCGGCGTTCGCGAAAGACGCCGCGATCGAGGCGATCGAGGCGAAGATTCCGCTGCTCGTGATCATCACCGAGGGCATTCCGGTGCAGGACTCGGCTGACCTGTGGGCGACCGCCAAGGCGCACGGAAACACGACCCGCATCATCGGCCCGAACTGCCCCGGCATCATCACGCCGGACGAGTCGCTCGTCGGCATCACTCCGGCGACGATCACCGGCAAGGGCCCGATCGGCCTCGTGTCAAAGTCGGGCACCCTGACCTACCAGATGATGTACGAGCTGCGCGACATCGGCTTCTCGACCGCCATCGGCATCGGCGGTGACCCCATCATCGGCACCACGCACATCGACGCGCTCGCCGCGTTCGAGGCTGACCCCGAGACGAAGGCGATCGTCATGATCGGCGAGATCGGGGGCGACGCCGAGGAGCGTGCCGCCGACTTCATCAAGGCGAACGTGACGAAGCCGGTCGTCGGCTACGTCGCCGGCTTCACCGCCCCCGAGGGCAAGACGATGGGCCACGCCGGCGCCATCGTCTCCGGCTCGGCGGGCACCGCCCAGGCGAAGAAGGAGGCCCTCGAGGCCGCCGGAGTCAAGGTTGGCAAGACGCCGAGTGAGACGGCCGCCCTCATGCGCGAGATCATTCAGGGGCTGTAGACCAGCATCCCGAATTCGACGGCCCCGGCTGCGCAGTGCGCGCCGGGGCCGTCGGCGTTCGTGGTGTCATCAGATCGTGACCCTCTCGAGCGAGGGGGGCGCGCATACTGAGGGAATGACGGATCGGTGGATGCGCGGGGGCGCGACGGGTGCATCCGTTGCGCTTGCGGTGACGCTCGTTTTCACGCTGTCTGCATGCGCTCCTCCGCGGGCACTCGAATCCGAGTCTGGTTTGCTCATCCCTGTCGCGGGCGAGGACAACGGCATGGAGGCGCTGCTCACCGGCGTCCTCATCAGAACGGCCGAGGGGTGTCTGGCGGTGGCAGAGCCGGAGTCCGCGCTTGACTATCGAGTGGTCGCTCCGCCCGCAACGCGGCTGCTCGCTGACGACGTGATCGACATGCCGGAGTACGGCGAACTCCGGCTCGGCGACGAGGTCGCCTTCGGCGGGGGATGGCAGAGTCCCGACTCGGAGGCGCTCGCCGCCGACATCCCCGAGGCCTGCGTTGCAGGCGACGAGATCTTCTTCATCAACGCTCAGAGCTGACCCCGGGTCAGTCGTCGCGCGGCATCACCTTCGGCGGCCACTCGGTGTAGCCGAGCTCGCGCGAGATGTTGCGCGCGGTCTCGCGCAGGTCGTTGAGGACGCCGGCCTCCGGCGGCCACTCGCTCGAGGGCATCACGACCGACACCGCGGCGATGACGGCGCCGCTGCGGTCAGCGACGGGAACGGCAACGGACGATTCGCCGAGCACCGCCTCGTCCTCCTCCATGGCGAGGGCCCGCTCCGCGACGCCGGCGAGCTGCAGGCGAAGCGTCGCCGGGTCGGTCACGGTGTCGCCCGTGAGGCTGCGCAGCGGCTTCGCGAGCAGCTCGTCGGCGGCGCACGGGTGGTACGCGAGCAACACCTTGCCCAGCGCCGACGCGTGCGCGGGAATCGTGATGCCGGTCTCCAGCATCTGCTGGCTGCCGTCGGGGCGACGGTTGTGGTGAATGATGATGACCTCGTCGAACAGCTCAGCCCCCAGCCGTGTCGAGAGGCCAGTACGGCGCGCCAACTCGCGCGTCCAGCGCATGGCGCGCGCCCGCACGTCGAGGGTGTCGAGGTAGACGTTCGAGAGCTTCAGTAGCGCCGGGCCGAGCATGTAGCGCTGGCTACCGGGTTCTTTCGCCACGAGTCCGTGAGCCTGCAGCGACTTGACAATGCCGTGCACGGTCGATGGGGGGAGTTCGAGGATGCCGGCGAGCTCGGTGATGCCGAGGTGGCGGGCGCCCTGCAGCGAGGCGAGAATCCTCGCCGCGCGGTCGATTGCTTGAATCACGCGAACCCCTTCGGTCACCTCGCCCATTATGCGGTCGGATCGGCGAGCGCGTCCGCACGACGACGGGCTAACGGGTCCTTGACAGCACGTGAACTCTCAGAGCATATTCGACATTGTCGAATACCGTTCCAGAAATACCGCCGAGACATGAGGCGCCGGTGCCTCGACCATCCCGGTGGCGGACGCGCTCTAGCGGTTCCTGAGCAACCCGACAACACTGGTCTCACCGAGACCCTCGCGAAGAAGGATGGATAGGTTCAATGAAGAAACTCATCAACTCCCCCGAGTCGGTTCTGGCGGACGCGCTGCGCGGCATCGAAGCCGCGCATCCCGATCAGCGCGTTGACCATGAGAATCGCGTGATCTACCGCGCCACCCCGAAGGAGCACGGCACCGTCGCGCTCGTGAGTGGCGGCGGTTCCGGCCACGAGCCGTTGCACGGCGGCTTCGTCGGCTTCGGCATGCTCGACGCCGCGTGCGCCGGAGAGGTGTTCACCTCGCCGACGCCCGACCAGATGCAGGCCGCCACGAAAGAGGTCGACCGCGGAGCCGGCGTCCTGCACATCGTGAAGAACTACACCGGCGACGTCATGAACTTCGAGATGGCCGCCGAACTCGCCGCGATGGAGGCGAGCGTCGACGTGAAGACGGTCGTCGTCAACGACGACGTCGCCGTCCAAGACTCGCTGTACACGGCGGGTCGGCGCGGCGTCGGCCTCACGGTGCTGCTCGAAAAGATCGTCGGAGCGGCCGCCGAGCAGGGTCGCAGCCTCGACGAGGTCGTCGCGCTCGCCGAAAAGGTGAACGGCGACGGCCGCTCGATGGGTATGGCCCTGACCAGCTGCACCGTCCCCGCAGCCGGCAAGCCGACGTTCGACCTCCCCGACGACCAGATGGAGATCGGCATCGGCATTCACGGCGAACCCGGTCGTCACCGCGTTCCGCTCGCCGATGCCTCGCACGTGGCCGAGCAGCTGGTTGAGCCGATCCTCGCCGACCTCGACTTTGGTGGCGCGCCCACCATCGTCATGCTCAACGGCATGGGCGGCACCCCGCTGATCGAGTTGTACCTCATGTATGGCGAGGTGGCGCGCATCCTCGAGAAGCACGGCATCACGATTGCCCGCAACCTGGTGGGCAACTACATCACGTCGCTCGACATGGCGGGATGCTCGGTGACCGTTCTGCGCGCCGACGACGAGATCGTCTCGCTCTGGGACGCGCCCGTCGAGACGCCGGGCCTGCGCTGGGGTCGCTGAGCCGCCGCGCAATTCACCACTGATCCGGACCGGAGGACACCATGAGCACCACCATCAGCATCGACGGATTCACCGCGTGGCTGGATGCGTTCCGCACCCGCGTCACCGAGAACAAGGCCTATCTCACTGAGTTGGATTCCGCGATCGGGGACGCCGATCACGGGTCGAACATGGCCCGAGGAATGGCCGCCGTGATGGACAAGGTGGGCGCGGCGGCGCCCAGCACGGCCGACGAGCTGTTCAAGACCGTCGGCATGACGCTTGTCACGTCGGTCGGTGGTGCGAGCGGGCCGCTGTACGGCACGTTCTTCCTGCGGTTCGGTATGACCGCCGGTTCAGTCTCGGAGTGCGACGGCGCCGCGTTGGCCGCCGCACTCCGAGCCGGGCTGGACGGCGTGGTCGCCCGCGGCAAGGCCGAGGCGAACGACAAGACCATGTTCGACGCGATGGCGCCCGCCATCGATGCACTCGACTCTGCTCTGGCATCCGGCGCCTCGCTCGCGGACGCCGTCGCGGCGGCTCGGGACGCAGCGGCCGCCGGCCGTGACGCGACCGAGCCTCTCGTGGCGCGCAAGGGCCGCGCGAGCTACCTCGGCGACCGCAGCGCCGGTCACCTCGACCCGGGCGCCACCTCGACGGCGATGCTGTTCGACGCCCTCGCGGAGGTCATCGCCGCATGAGCTCCGTCGGTGTCGTCGCCGTTTCGCACAGTCCGGCCCTCGCGGAGGCGGCGATTGCCCTCGCCCTCGAAATGACGGCGACGGGCGCCCCGGCCGTCATCGCTGCGGCGGGCACGGCAGACGGCAACATCGGCACCGACGCTGCGCGCATCGCTGAGGCGATCGCCGAAGCCGACTCGGGCGACGGTGTCGCCGTGATCATGGATCTCGGCTCGGCCATCATGAGCGCGGAGCTCGCGCTCGAGTTTGTCGACCCTGACCTCGCCGAGCGCACCCGGCTCGTCGCCGCGCCCTTCGTCGAGGGCCTCCTCGCGGCCGTCGTTCGCGCGGCGGGGGGAGCCTCGCTCGCCGAAGTCGCGCAAGAAGCATCGGGGGCCCTGCGCCCCAAAACCGACCACCTGCAGTCGCCGACGCCCGATCAGGATGCTGCGGGCGCGGCGTCGGCGGCCGACGAACCCCCTGCGCCCTCCGACGCGTCGTCGGCCACCGCGACCGTGCGCAATGTCGCTGGTCTGCACGCCCGCCCCGCTGCGGTCATCGCCGGGGCGGTCCAGAGCTTCGACGCCGAGGTGATGCTACAACGCGAGGACCAGGCTCAGCGCCCACCCGTCTCGGCGGCGAGCCCCATCGGCATCGCCACGTTGGCGGCGGGACCGGGCACGGTGGTGCTCATCAGGGCGACCGGACCGCAGGCGGCCGAGGCCGTCGAGCACGTTCGCGCGCTCATCGAGGAGGGCTTCGGTGAGGAGCTCGCCGAGGGGCAAGCGCCCACCGGCGCCGCCGCACCGACGCCGGCGCGCGTCGACCCCACCCCCACCGGTCCGATCGGGGTGAGCTCCGGCCGCGTCGTCGGTCCCGCCGTCGTGCTGCGCCGCACGGTCCGCGAGCCGTCCGCCAGCGATCGTGTGCCGGAGGACGCGCGCGACGGGGCCGTGTCTCTGCTGCGCGAGGCGAGCATCCGCGTGGCCGAGCGGTACCGCGAGCGTGCTGCGAGCGTGACCGGTCAGCGGCGCACCGTTCTCGAGGCGACCGCCGACATGGCGACCGACCCGACGCTCGTCGGAGGCGCCGAGGCGCTGATTCGCGACGGCGGGCTCACCCCCACCCGCGCGGCATGGCAGGTCTGTGCCGAGCTCGCCGAGCAGTATCGCGCGGCGGGCGGACTCATCGCCGAGCGCGCGACCGACCTGCTGGATGTGCGCAACAGGCTCATCGCCGAGTTGCGCGGGGAGGAGCCGCCGGGGGTTCCCGACCGGCGCGAGCCGTTCATCCTGGTGGCCGACGACCTGGCGCCCGCCGACACGGTCGCGCTCGACCCGGCCGTGTGCCTCGCGCTCATCACCGAACAGGGTGGCCCGACCTCGCACACGGCGATCATCGCCCGCGAATTGGGGCTCCCCGCCGTGGTCGGCTACCCCGAGGCCACAAGCATCGTCGACGGCGAACTGCTGCTCGTCGACGGAGACACGGGGGAGGTCGTCGTGCGCCCCGACCAAGCGTCGCAGGCGACCGCGACCGGTGTGATCACTCTGCCGCCGTTCGAGGGCCCCGGCCAGACGCGCGACGGCCTCCGGGTGCTGCTCGGGGCGAACGTCGGCGCGCCTCGCGACGTGGCGCGCGCCGTCGAGCGGGGCGCCGAAGGAGTCGGGCTGTTCCGCACCGAGTTCTGCTTCCTCGACCGCGACACCGAGCCGAGCATTGACGAGCAGGTGGAGGCCTACCGCGAGGTGTTCGACGGCTTCGCCGGTCAGCGGGTCGTCGTGCGCACCCTCGACGCCGGAAGCGACAAGCCACTGCCGTTCCTCACGAACGACGACGAGCCGAACCCTGCTCTCGGCGTGCGGGGCCTGCGAACCGCCCGGCGACACCCCGACGTGCTCGAGCGGCAGGTGCAGGCCATCGCACGCGCCGCGGAGGGCGCGACCGCCGACGTGTGGGTCATGGCGCCCATGGTGGCGACGGCCGCCGAGGCCCGCGACTTCGTGACGCTCGCCCGCGGTGCCGGCCTCGCCACCATCGGCGTGATGATCGAAACCCCCGCCGCGGGGCTCACCGCCGTCGAGGTCATGCGCGAGGTCGACTTCGTCAGCCTCGGCACGAACGACCTCGCCCAGTACACGATGGCCGCCGACCGTCAGTCGGGCGACCTCGCCGATCTGGCGAACCCGTGGCAGCCCGCGCTCTTGCGCCTCATCGGCATGATCGGCCAGGCGAGCCGCGACACCTCCGGCACGCCCGTCGGCGTGTGCGGCGAGGCGGCGGCCGACCCCGACCTGGCGTGTGTGCTTGTCGGTCTCGGCGTGACGAGCCTCTCGATGGCGGCCCGCGCCATCACGCGGGTGGGTGCCCGACTGGGAGACGTCGATCTCGCCGCGTGTCGTCGCGCGGCCGAGGCCGCCATCGGCGCCGCTGACCCGGCCGAGGCGAAGGCCGCGGCGCGCGCCGCCCTCGGGTAGGGCTCGCGCGCCCGTAGGCTCGCGGGCGACATGACCCGCCGCGCGACCGCCTTCTTCTCCGCCCTCGAGGCGCTGCTCGTCGTCGCCGCCGGCGCGGGCGTGCCGCTCACCGTGCTCACCGTGATGTGGGCCGTGCAGTTCGAGTTCCAGGTCGACCTCATCGACCTCTGGAAGGCCGGCGCCATCATCTGGATGCTCGGCCACGGCGTCGCCGTCACCATTCGGCTCGATGCAGAAACGGTCGCGCAGCTGCAGATCGACGGCGCCGGCGACCCGTTCACCATCACCCTCGCGCTTACCGGATTTCTGCTGATCACCGCCCTCTTGGGCGTGCGGCTCGGACGACGCCTGCGCGAGCACCCCCACCGGATCATCGGCGAAGTGGTGGCGGTGACCGGGGTGGTGGGGCTCTCGGCCCTCATCCAGTGGCTCGTCGCGAACCCGGGGGCCACCCCCGACCCGGTGCAGGCGACGCTGTTCCCCGGCCTCGTCTACGGGCTGGGGCTCGCCATCGGCTCGATCGGGGCGACCAACCCGGCGCGCGTGCGGTTGCGCAAGGAGTGGGCGCGCATCCCGGCCAGCGTTCGGGGCGTCGCCGAGGTTGTCGTGCGTGCCGGTGTCGCGAGCGTCGCGACCGTGGTCGCCGCGGGCGCCCTCGTGACGACGATCACGCTGTTCGTCG
The sequence above is a segment of the Microcella alkaliphila genome. Coding sequences within it:
- a CDS encoding SpoIIE family protein phosphatase translates to MSDMVTRTVRLTAPPDTVDTVHDLLDALWPSVPDVSARDRMSLDTAIIELAANVIQHANRGKPITATLTVIAFPDRIEATLSDSGEVEEIDIDGRFMPAPDELAESGRGIALMKALVDTVEHRRVDGFNHWTLVREREQVRQPDAPPRHLPSVSISGIIDEMARQRALEEMGILDSPPEDRFDRVTRLAKQLFGVGGAKINLIDGDRQWAKSTAGYGDEVVPRDKAVCAVTIEDDRTLVVQDLLADPLLADRGVSGAVEFYAGHPLQAPGGERIGALCVYDGKPRQFSEREKEMLRDLADWVQQELTASHELSRAAEVQQGLLPQSLISMPGWDIAGMCLPARAVGGDFYDWYPVGEGAAITLADTMGKGIGSAIIAATVRAVLRSAARFGDVAGAVDLAAASLNADLDTIGLFVTLLHGRLDMDSGEFTYVDAGHGLTVVARRDGTIERLRSHTPPLGVDLETEWESNSVILNPGDVLVTASDGLLDLYDGTLDGLDKVGALALLASTSAEVTDAVRARARGVAPDDVTVVVVRRDG
- a CDS encoding ATP-dependent helicase, with protein sequence MTLFPPDAETAPEPWQADPAADPLLAGLNERQLAAVQSRADALLIVAGAGSGKTSVLTRRIARLLRDRELWPSQILAITFTNKAAAEMRERVGHLIGREAAQGMWISTFHSACVRILRREAQQFGMTQAFTIYDSADSRALIKRIVKELQADTLGLTVPAVAGKISRLKNELIDADAYARQYNQNDPTEVMFLEIFRRYTAELARANALDFDDLIGQTVYLFRAFPQVAALYQRRFRHILVDEYQDTNHAQYALIRELTRGVKPEHVPPDTRIETDASGAIPPAALTVVGDSDQSIYAFRGADIRNIVEFERDFPGAEVILLEQNYRSTQTILDAANAVIANNFDRIAKNLFTAVGAGDKITGFTGYSQHDEAQFVADEITALHDDGMPYNQMAVFYRTNAQTRALEEILIRSAIPYRVLGGTKFYERAEIKDVMAYLIAVANPADALAVRRILNTPKRGIGPATETALAMHADELGGTLRDALSDAAALGLGPKVTGAMLELARILDEASATIDTALVPDIVTSILEKTKYLELLRASRDPQDEARAENVEELVAVTREFQKNNPEGRLVDFLTEVALVAAADDLDDSSGTVSLMTLHTAKGLEYDAVFITGVEENLLPHQMSASEPGGPAEERRLFYVGITRARKKLHLSLAMTRSTFGDTQVAAPSRYLQEIPAELIDWRDSPGMGMRTGSGQRQLGSSKPSFSYGSSLPPGKPKTEWANRVTNTVRDNGDLTLEVGDRIRHDDFGEGRVTGVTQNGAKSIAEVQFDSAGRKRLLIKISPIVKL
- a CDS encoding STAS domain-containing protein, translated to MKIDVVDGPGGVVVLKPEGRLNMVAAPAVREAVSSIVDSGRSKVAVDLSGVEFIDSSGLGALISGLKTTRQAGGDLRIAGANDQVKLMLSLTNLERVLTPYDTVENAYGDA
- a CDS encoding STAS domain-containing protein, producing MDISVTTHSNGITELGVSGRLNMVTAARVRDAIQTAVDDNRGRVAVDLSGVVFLDSSGLGALIAGLKTAREAGGDVRLVRPTEQVELVLDLTNMGSVLKSFDSVESAYPHE
- the sucC gene encoding ADP-forming succinate--CoA ligase subunit beta, with the translated sequence MDLFEYQARDMFEKHGVPVLPGIVADTPAEVRAAAEKLGGVTVVKAQVKTGGRGKAGGVKVAKTSDDAEAAGEAILGLDIKGHTVHRVMVAAGADIAEEFYFSVLLDRANRSYLALCSYEGGMEIEQLAEERPEALARVEVDPIAGIDLEKAREIARAANFPDELIEKVAPVFVTLYEVFDKEDTTLVEVNPLVLTGGGDIIALDGKVTLDENAAFRQPHHAELEDAAATDPLEAKAKEHDLNYVKLDGEVGVIGNGAGLVMSTLDVVAYAGENHGGVKPANFLDIGGGASAEVMAAGLDVILGDPQVKSVFVNVFGGITACDAVANGIVKALEILGDTATKPLVVRLDGNNVDEGRRILADANHPLVTIASSMDEGASTAAELAAK
- a CDS encoding ATP-binding protein yields the protein MPEPLRRTVRLTTPPGDVNTVHDFLVELWPDVDTVSNVDRISIETALIELAANVMQHADSDGSGLTCEFTVVVSDDAIDMVVRDTGEPGEIRLVGAEMPELEAESGRGLALISALVDVVAYSQEDGHNIWRLRRTRTTGA